In Lactiplantibacillus pentosus, the sequence TGAAATTGTGATGGTTGGTATTGTCGCTTTTTGGGATATTAAGCCAGGCTATTCATGCTAAGGAATGATTGAATATTCAGACGATTGTCACTAAAACCAAGTCGATTCATCGTCAGTAACCAAGTGGAGGTCATAATGAAGAAAGACCGGCATTACAAACTAGGTGACAATTTCATTAAGATGGCGCCTGATCAGTTGATTAAGTTAAATCGGTGGTTGTTAGTGCTATTTATGGCGATCGAGGTCGTGACATGGTTGGCACGTCGCGGGTCACATAACGTCATGGTGATTACGCTGCCGTTGTTCTGTTGTGCTGTCATCATTTACCCCATCATGCGTTGGGTCAAGTGGCGCAAAACGACGTCGAAAAGCCATTTTCATTTTTCTAAAGATGATTTTTCAGGGGGTGAGGTGCTCGCTTTTTACATTGCGACATTTTTGACTGTTTATCCATTAACTGTCTATTTAGAAGCGTTGGCCAATCTCACACTTGTCTGGCTGTTATTTCATAAATTTTTCCAGTATAAGTTGGACCGGTTATCTACCTACCGAATGTTGGGATTAATTTTGATGCTGCTGACGATACAAGTAGTCTTTGCGCTCGTTTTTGGACCAGCATATCTCTGATCAATTCATATAAGCTGTTGCCAAGTGCAGCGGCTTTTTGTCGTTCATAAATCCGCCCCCAATCACTACTTAACGCAAAATGACCCCCATTCAGCCAGCTTCTTTTCCGAAAACTTGCGTCCCATGGTAAAATCAACTAAGATAACAAAAGTCGAAAAGGGGTTATTACATGCGGATTTTTGATTCTCATACCCATTTAAATAGCGAAGAATTTATCCAGGAAGTGCCACGTTACTTGCAACAGGCGGCTGACCTTGACGTGACGCGGATGGCAATCGTTGGTTCGAATACACAACTGAACGCCGATGCGATTAAACTGGCGGAGACCTATCCACAGCTCGTCGCCATCGTGGGCTGGCATCCAGAAGATTCCAAGAATTATGATCAGGCAGCGGAAAAAGTCTTGATTGACCAGCTACAACAGCCAAAAGTCGTTGCGTTGGGCGAGATTGGCCTAGACTATCATTGGGATACGTCGCCACAAGACGTGCAACGAAAGGTGTTTGCACGTCAAGTCGCGATTGCCAAAGACATGCAACTACCGATTTCTGTGCATAACCGGGATGCTTTCGAAGATACGTACAAGATTTTGAAGGCGGCTGACATTCGTGATACGGGTGGTGTCATGCATAGTTTTAATGGTGATCCGGAATGGCTGAAACGATTCTTGGATTTAGGCATGCACATCTCTTACAGTGGGGTGGCGTCCTTCAAGAATGCCCATGAAGTCCACGAATCTGTCAAACAGACGCCTTTGGATTCAATGCTAGTCGAGACGGATGCCCCTTATTTAACGCCGGAACCATACCGTGGCAAGCAGAACGAACCCGGGTACACGCGCTATGTGGTTGAAGCGATTGCCAAGTTACGTGAAATGACGCCGGAAGCCATTGCGGCGCAAACTTATCAAAATGCAGAGGAATTTTTTAAGATTGAAGAAGATTAAAGAAGTAATCGTCGTCGAAGGCAAGGATGACACGAAACGTCTGGCCCTCGCCGTTGATGCAGATACATTGGAAACGAATGGCTCAGCCATCTCAGAAGCGACGTTGGCCCAGATTAAGACGTTACAGGCAAGCCGGGGCGTGATCGTGTTTACCGACCCAGATTTTTCAGGGGAGCGGATTCGCAAGACGATTTCGGCGGCCGTTCCGGGGGTCAAACACGCCTTTTTGCCGCGTAAAGCGGGAGTCCCAACTAAGGCGGGTGGCAGTCTGGGCGTGGAACATGCGAGTCCAGCGGCAATTCAAGCCGCACTTGCCCATTTGTATACCGAACAAGTCGATGAGGCTCAACCGTTGATCACGCAACATGACCTGATTCAGGCCGGTTTGTTGGCGGGCCCGACTGCCCGTAAACGGCGTGAACAACTCGGCGAGCGGCTCGGTATTGGCTACGTGAATGGGAAGCAATTACCCAAACGCCTGCAACTATTTCAGATTCAGCCCGCTGATTTTTGGGCGGCGGTGGATCAACTGACGACAGAGGAGTAACTATGAGTAGAGATTTAGATATTGCTAATCCCGCCCGCACGCGGGCCATTATGCACACGTACGGCTTACAAGTTAAAAAGAGTCTGGGTCAGAACTTTTTGACTGACCAGAACGTTTTACACAATATTGTTGCGACGGCGGACATTGGTGCCAATGATAATGTGATTGAAATCGGCCCGGGGATCGGGGCGTTGACTGAATATTTGGCCCGTGCAGCCCACCATGTCTTGGCGTTTGAAATTGACGATCGGTTACTGCCAATTTTGGATGAGACACTAGCTGATTATGACAATGTAACGGTCGTTAACCAAGATATTTTGAAGGCTGACCTGGCCGCGATGATCAGTGAACATTTAGATAACGAGCGGCCGTTGAAGCTAGTCGCCAACTTACCTTATTACATTACAACGCCAATTCTGATGAACTTGTTGGCGGGCGACGTTGCTTTTGAAAACATCGTGGTCATGATGCAAAAAGAAGTCGCTGACCGGTTAGCAGCGGAACCAGGGACAAAAGCGTATGGGGCGCTGACGATTGCGGTCCAGTATCGGATGGCTGCTGAAATGGCGATGGTCGTCCCGCGGACTGTCTTCGTCCCAGCGCCGAATGTTGATTCAGCAATTGTGAAGTTGACGGCGTTACCACCACGGACCCACGTACCATTTGACGAAGCAGCCTTTTTCAAGGTGGTCAAAGCTGGGTTTGCCCATCGCCGAAAGAATTTGTGGAACAATCTGCAAAGTTTATTTGGTAAGCAACCTGACACCAAGACGGCAATTCAGCAGGCACTTGAGATTGCGGCCATTGACCCGAAAATCCGGGCAGAACGGCTAACGGTCGATGAATTTATCACGCTGACGGATGCATGTCATCAGGCTGATTTACTCTAGATTGTTCTGTTATAAAATGGTTGCACATTAGAAAACCTTGTGATATAATATTGACTTTTTTGTGAAAAGCTAGTATAGTGTCTTTCATGAGGAGGATTCTCAATGCCAATTTCACTAGCTGCAATTAAAGATAAACTTGACTCACGGATCGGCCAACGCATGAAGGTCGTTGCCCAGGCCGGCCGCAAGAAGACAACTGAACGCCACGGTGTGTTAAAAGAAACTTACCGTTCCGTATTTGTTGTAGATTTAGATCAACAAGAAAACGCATTTGAACGGGTCTCCTACAGTTATACCGATGTTCTGACAAAGAACGTTCAAATCGCTTTTGACGATGAAACAACTGAAGCTTAATTCGCGTCTCGTGAATTCTCAATATTAAGACCCCCAGCAAGGTCTTTTTATTTTGCCTTGATATTAGTATAATTGTATCAAAGTAAGTCAGCGACCCCGGGTAATCGCGGTCATGGAAGAGGGTGAGACGCGTGCAAATCGTTGAAAAAGCACCAGCCAAGATTAATTTAGGGCTGGATACCTTATTTGAGCATTCAAATGGTGACAAAGAGTGGAATATGGTGATGACGTCGGTTGATTTGGCCGACTACGTGATGTTGGAATCCTTGAATTCGAATCGAATCGAGGTCGTCACCGATAGTGGCTTTTTACCGAATGATCGCCGTAACTTAGCTTTTCAAGCGGTGAGTGTGTTGAAACGGTATTGTCACGTTGATTGGGGTGTGCGAATCAAAATCAGAAAGGCCATTCCAGTAGCGGCTGGTTTGGGTGGCGGCTCATCGGACGCTGCGGCAGTTCTGCGCGGGTTGAACCGCATGTGGTCGTTAGGATTAGACTTAGCGACGTTAGCACGGCTAGGATTGCAGGTCGATTCGGACGTGCCGTATTGTGTCTACAGTCAGACGGCGCACGTCACTGGCAAGGGTGAAGTCGTGACGCCGTTGCCTAAATTACCGCCGATGTGGATTGTCTTAGCAAAGCCAAAAATCAGCGTTTCCACGCCGAATATCTTACGGCAAGTCAATTATGACCGAATCGCAGCGCATCCCCATATTGATGGACTGCTATCAGGCATTCGCAACCAAGACTTTGAGGCGATCTTTGCCAATATGGGCAACGTGTTGGAGCCGATTACGGCCAAGCGCTATCCAGAGATTTTGCAAATCAAGCAGCAGTTATTGACGTTTGGGGCGGACGCCGCTCAAATGAGTGGCACGGGTCCAACGGTGTTCGGCGTCTGCCGAAAGCAGTCACGGGCACAGCGCGTTTATAACTCGCTTAAGGGCTTTTGTCGTGAGGTTTATTTGGTTAGACCGGTGAATTTGACGGAAAGAGTGTGAGGGGCCGCGGGTTGAAGTCGAGCATTGCCTAGCTAGCGGATTAATGCGGTTTGTGCATTGGTCCGCTAGCGTAGCAAGCACAAGCTTCAGCGGCCCTGAGCACGTTTAAAAGAGTGTGAAGTCGAACGGTTTGGGTCGAGGATTAGCCTAGCCCCGGCGTTAAGCGGTGGGTTATCCGCTTGGCGTCGGGGCGTAGCTAACCGGAGACCCAGTTCGGCTGAACACGTTTCGACAATGCGGCAGGAGTGGGTGGCAGTCGCACAAAGGCAAAAGGGTTATCCGCTGAGCACCGGGGATTAATTGGCGTCCTAGTTTTACCGAACACGCTTCAACAATGTAGCAGTGGATGCCGCCCCGTATTATGGTTAATCCCAAACGCCCTATTCAGCCACCCACCGCGACCAATATGTCCCAAACCGATCACGAACAATCATAATTTGAGCAATTTTCAAAGCAATTTTGGCTGGATTATGCTTAAATAAAAGGTAACGGAGGTGTTGGGATGAAGCAGTCGACGAAATTCGGATTAAAGCTAGCAGGTGTCGTGGGTGCCGCAACCTATGCAGGAACGTTGTTTGGCGGGTTAGTGGCGTACAAGTTTGCCATGCATGTGAGTGATGCTCAGAAGCAGAAAGGGCAGGAACGGTCACATGCTGAAAATACGGAGATTGAAAATTTCTGGTATTTGAAACAACCGAAGCAACAGTGGATGATTCAGTCATTTGACGGCCTTAACTTAGCGGCAACTTATATTCCTAACCCTAAAACGGTGGGACGGCTGGCGATTTTAGCGCACGGCCTTGGACATTCACGAGAACAGATGATTCCGTATGCGCGGATTTTCATGAGCCTGGGTTATGATGTGCTGATGCCGGACGCACGGGCATTTGGCGACAGTCAGGGCCACACGATTGGTTATGGCTGGTTGGATCGGTTAGATTATGAACGATGGATCACGATGGCGCTCAACCAGTTAGGCCTCGATATTGATATTGTGTTGATGGGGATCTCGATGGGCGCGGCCACGGTGATGGCGACCAGCGGGGAACCGTTGCCCGCTAACGTCAAAGCCATCGTTGAGGATAGTGGTTATGCGGATTTGTACGATGAAGCCAAGTTTCGGCTAACCCACAAATTCCATCTACCGGCTTATCCAATCATGCCGGTCGCAAATCAGTTGGCACACGTGCGCGCGGGTTATGGCTTCAAAGACGGCCGCATTTTACAGCAAGTATTGACGAGTGGTTTGCCAATCTTGATGATTCATGGGTCCAAGGACCAGACCGTTCCCGTCCGAAACGCCCACGCGTTGTATAACCAGTTGCCACAACAAAAAGGGTTGTATATCGACCCGGATGCGGGCCACGTGGAAGCAATTCGCACGCATCCTGACCGCTACCAAGCCGTTGTTGATGAATTCTTGCGAGAACAAGTTGGCTTGAGTTAGCGTGAGGACTTTTAATTGAATAATGATGACCAGACCTTGCTCAGAATAGCTAGGTCTTTTTATTTTGAAAAAATGTGGTGGGCGTCAGTTGCGAATTAAGCTTGAAGCTGCGGTGATGAATCCGCTTTCTAGGCAGTTGAAATAGTACCAGTGGCCCTATTGACAAATAATGGCTTTCAGGTAAACTAAAATAGTAATCATTACGATTTACTTTAATTGAGAAAGTTGGGGTAGTGTTATGACGGAACCGTTAATTGCCGTCCAACACCTTGGAATTAGTTTTCCAAACAACCAGGTGTTTAAAGATTTAGATTTTAAAATTGAACAAGGCGACTTTTTGACCGTGATTGGCGAGAATGGGGTCGGCAAGACCACCCTGATTCGGGCATTGCTCGGCATGTTGAAACCAACGGCGGGACAAATCACCTATTATCCGAATAAAAAAGCCATCAAGATTGGCTACGTGCCCCAATTTCGTAATTTGGACCAAGAATATCCACTAACGATTGAGGATTTTGTCGGCCTGAATTTGAAAGGGTGGCAGCCATGGCTGTCGAAGGCCGAACATCGCCAAGTAACAACGGCGTTAGCAGTCACCAACCTTAAAAAGTTGCGCCACCGCCCACTCGGTATGGCTTCTGGTGGTGAAAAGCAGCGGGCCTATCTCGCCCAAGCCATCGTCCAGGAACCACAACTCTTGATTTTGGACGAATCGACCGCCAGTCTCGATAACGAAATGAAGTACGAACTCTTAGACCTAGTCCAGAATTTAAACCAGACGAGTCACATTACGGTCTTCTTTGTCACGCACGACTTACCATTAGCGAAGCAGTATGCCAAACATTATTTGGCGCTCAAACCGGGCCAGCAACAGTTTGGCAACATCGCTGATATGTCGGTCGAACAGCTCAAGGAGGTCACGAATGTCAATGTTTAGTTTAGTCTTCATGCGTAACGCCTACTTGGCTGGGACATTTATTGCGATTATTTGTGGGACGATCGGGGTCTTTGTGATTGCCCGAAACCTATCATTCTTAACCCACACGCTGTCTGAAATCGGCTTTGCCGGAGCGGCTTTCGGGATTTTCATGGGCTGGACGGCACTGAGTGGGATGCTGATTTTTACCGTCATCAGCTCGGTCATCGTGGGGCAGATGAGTGTGAAACAATCACGGCGCGAAGCCTCGATTTCTGCGATTTCCGCACTGTTTATCGGTTTAGGCATCCTATTCCTGTCGCTATCTAATCAGACCTCGAGCTATGCGACGAGCATTCTATTTGGGAGTGTGATTGGGATTGCCAGCGCGGATGTCATCCGGGTCGCAATCTTGTCGGCCATTGTCTTACTCGTGATGTTGGGCTTGTACCGGCCACTCAAATTTGATTCATTCGATGCGATTGGTGCCCGGGTGAGCGGCTTATGGACGACTGGCATCTCAGTGGTCTTCTTAGTTCTCGTTGCAATGAGTGTCAGCGTTGCCGCTCAAATCGTGGGGTCACTGCTGATTTTCATCCTATTGACGTTACCCGCTGCGGCGGCGCGTTACTTCGTGCACACCGTCAGCAAGATGATCTTCCTCGCAATCAGTTTTGCACTGATTGGCGTCTGGTTGGGCTTGTACTTAAGTTACATCACGAACCTGCCCGTCAGCTTCTTCATCGCGGCCATCGAATGCTTGTTCTACTTTGCTGCGCTGGTCTATCAGCGGCTCCGGGTCGGAAGCTAGTTGGGTTGTTCTTGTTCGGTGATATGATGTTAAAAATGGGTGACTTGCGGAATTTAAGCAGGTCGCTGTGATACGTTAAAATGTTACTAGTCGTTTCTGGAATTCATTGGGAATTTGGGGGCGACTAGTTTTTTGTTTGTGTTGCAACTTCCCGTTTGTGATAGGAGAGTAATGAAAGTGTTTACAAGATATAATGATTTGGATTTGTTAGAATTGTTCTGGTCAGAATCAGAAAGCTTAACGGGCGAAATAGATGATGGAGAAGTTTTATACAGAAGAGAAATAAGTGATTTCAAATTGACGTTGTTCATATACACGTATGAAATGAAATGTAATATTTTTTTGAGCTACAAAGATGAGAACATACTGTCCATTGAGTTAGACAATATTTCCGAATTGAAAAGAAACGAAAACCAACTATATTTTTATCGTAATGGAAGTGTAAAATTGTCTGTGATTTTTGGAAAGATTTTTTCGATAGATCTTCAAGATGAATAAATCCGGCAAAGGAATTATTTGAAAATGCTTGGATAACTACAAAACAGTATCAGCAATTCCTGAGTATTGATGAAAGATTAGATGATATGAGTAAGAATAAGGCACTTTGGTGTGAAGAAGCACTTAAAGATACTAGTGAGTGGAACAAATGTAGGAAAGCTGGAGCAAAACTGCTAGCATCTTTGGAGGACGGACGCTCAACCTATTCTTAAACAATGATCTAGTTAATCAAGGCCTGGCAAATTCCGATTGAATACTGAGAATCCAATACGCCTGTTGGCTCCAAGTGCTTTGAATAATTCGAAGGACAGTGATGGTTCGGAAGCGTATCGATTGGTACCAGAATTAAAACATAAGTAAGCTAGTTTGGAGATTACTGAAAGCTAGTCTTACAGTTGAATATCAAATGACCGTTGACTAAGGAACAACGATCAATTTATCAAAAGTTGAGTCCGCAAGTGTCTGCCTTTCGAATACCATCCAGGCTGGAAGGTGTTTCTGACAATGCTCAGCGATGAAATTTCACTTAGCAAGCGTTGTGTGCTTGGTTAGTGAAAGACCAGTATTTAAGACGTGGGTTCTCGGCTTAAATCTGTGTCCATCGCGTTCCAGCGTTGTCAGAAATGCCTGGAGGCCGGTATAGGACGTTTCTATCGCTGAAAGTTTACGTAAACTCGAGCCGTTTCCAGCGGGCCTCAGCTGGCTGCTTTTGAACTTAAGAACGATCACGCCATTAAGTCGCCCAAACTTATTGTTCTCGAATTCGCCAAATCTGAGCTGTACAGACAAGATAATTGGCAATCTTATTAAGAAATTCCGATGGTTTAGTAAAAAAGTGTTAAAAAGTTAGCCTATTTCCGAACGTTTGTGTTATCATTTTGCATAGACTTTAAAAATGATGATTTAGGTTGAGGTGGAAGATATGAAAGTACGTAGAAGCGAACGTTTGATTGATATGACGCGTTATTTGTTGGAACGTCCCCATACATTAGTTTCATTGACATACTTCGCGGAACGGTACGCATCCGCAAAGTCGTCGATCAGTGAAGATTTAACGATCTTAAAGAAGGTTTTTCAGGCCCGGGGAACAGGAATCTTGGAGACCATTCCCGGTGCTGCTGGGGGCGCCCGCTTCATCCCATATATTTTAAAGGAAGAAGCGCAGACATTTATTGAAGAAATGACGACTAAGGTGGCAGACAAGAGCCGGGTCTTACCTGGGGGTTACGTCTACTTGTCAGATATTTTGGGACAACCCGATATTTTACGCCAAGTTGGCCGGGTCATTGCGACTCAATATTTGAATCAAAAGATCGATGCCGTGATGACGGTGGCAACCAAGGGAATCCCGATTGCACAAAGTGTCGCAACTTATCTCAACGTGCCATTCGTCATCGTGCGTAATGACTCCAAGATTACCGAAGGCTCCACAGTGAGCGTGAACTATGTCTCTGGTTCTTCAGAACGAATCAAGAAAATGGAACTTTCTAAGCGGAGTTTGACGGAAGGTGCCAACGTGCTCATCGTGGATGATTTCATGAAGGGCGGCGGCACGATCAACGGGATGAAGACGCTGATTGAAGAATTTGACGCTAATTTGATTGGTATCACTGTTTTTGCTGAAGCAAGTTTCGTCGGCAATCGTTTAATCGATGACTACACGTCGTTATTACGAGTGACCAACGTGAGTGATAGTGACAAGGCCATCAAGGTCATTCCGGGGAATTATTTGGAAAAAGTTTTCGGTGCGGAAGCCTAGCCGAGTATGTTATCCCAAGCGTTTTTTTGATATGATTGACTTATCTGAGGACTAAGGAGAAATTTGTAATGACAACCAAAAATGCAATCATCATGGCCGCCGGTAAAGGGACCCGGATGAAATCCAAGCTAGTCAAAGTTTTACATCAGGTATGTGGTAAATCAATGGTCGACCACGTCTTGACCCAAGTTGAAGCCACACACATGGCCAACATCGTCACGGTCGTGGGTCACGGTGCCAAAGACGTTGAAGCAGCCTTGGGCGACCGGACTGAATATGCCGTTCAAGCGGAACAACTCGGAACGGGACACGCCGTCTTACAGGCTGAACCATTGTTGAAGGACGCCGACGGGATGACGTTGATTGTTAGTGGTGATACGCCGCTATTTAAAGCTGAAACTTTTGAAGAATTATTTGAATATCATCAAGCCAAGGGTGCTGCTGGGACGATTTTGACGTCACAAGCCCCAAACCCTCAAGGCTATGGCCGGGTCGTTCGTAACCGGTTAGGCATCGTTGAAAAGATTGTTGAACAAAAAGATGCCACTAAGGAAGAACAAGAAATTCGCGAAATCAACACGGGGGTCTACTGTTTCGATAATAAGAAGCTGTTTGCCGCCTTACATCAAGTGACGAATGACAATGCGCAGGGTGAATATTACCTGACGGATGTGATTCAGATCATGAAGAACCAGGGTGACGTGGTTGCCGCTTACCAGATGGATGACTTTGACGAATCCATGGGGGTCAATACTCGCGCTGCATTGGCACAAGCAACGAAGGTCATGCAACGGCGCATCAACGAACAGCATATGGAAAATGGCGTTTCGATTATTAATCCTGAAGACACCTACATCGATGCTGGCGTTAAGATTGGTGCGGATACCATCGTGGAACCAGGTGTCTTGATTAAAGGCAAGACGACGATTGGTGAAGATTGCTTTATCGGCGCTCATTCTGAGATTCATGATATGGTCATCGAAGATCGGGTTCGGGTTACGGCCTCCTTCCTCGAAGATTCGATCATGCATGCTGATAGTAATATCGGCCCATACAGTCATTTACGGCCACAAGCTGAAATCGGCGAACACGTACATTTAGGGAACTTTGTTGAAGTTAAAAAGGCCCAAATCGGTGCACGGACTAAGGTCGGTCATTTGACCTATGTGGGTGATGCAACGTTAGGTCAAGATATTAACGTTGGTTGTGGGGTCGTCTTCGTCAACTACGATGGCGTCAACAAGCATCATACCAATGTCGGCGACTCAGCTTTCATTGGTAGCAATTCCAACATCATTGCGCCGGTCGAAGTGGCGGACCATTCATTTATCGCGGCCGGTTCGACGATCACCGACGATGTCAACTTCCATGACATGGCGATTGCCCGGGCCCGTCAGACCAACAAGCCGGACTTCTGGGGCCGGTTACCACACGAACCAGAAAACATGTAATATCACGACTAGCTGTAGCGGTGAGGGGTAAGCCCTGACGCAAACGGTGGTCGAAATAAATTTATTGATATCGATAGTAAGAGTCATTCACACGATGGTGCTTGAATGGCTCTTTTTCGTATAAAAATATTGATGGTGAGTGCGTGTCCATTTCTCGTAAAAGTTGGTATAATTAGCGTGGAAACGTGATACGAGCGTGATTTGGAGGCGAAGGAATGCAAATGAAACGGTGGTTGCGGGGACTCATCTGTGGGCTGGTGCTACTCGGTGGCTTGAACTGGGCGGTGACTGCTCAAGCGACGTCGCTTAAACATGAACGGGCGGCGGTCAAACGGCTGGTGAAGCGCGACTTACAGCCACTGGGCGGCCGGTGGTCAGTTAAAGTGACTCGTTTAGGCCAGAAACGGCGACTGACGGTGAGAACTGGTAATCAACGGGTAACACGGCAACGGTCTGCAAGCACGATCAAAGTCTTCGTGATGCTCACGATTTATCGGCAGGTACAACAGAAAAAGTTGCGGCTAACGCAACAGGATCGGCGTGACTTGCAGTTGATGATTCACAATTCAGATAACGCCGCGGCGAATCGTTTGATCGACCGCGCCGGCGGGTTCAAACCAATCAATAAAACGATTAAGCAGTTCAAATTTCGGCACACGGTACTACAACGACACATGTTAGACACGGCTGCACTTGAACAGGGTCGTGATAATTACACTTCAGTCGGTGACTTGACGCGTTTTTTGACCCGCGTTTACCGGCACAAGTTGTTAGGCAAGACTTATGATAAGCAGATGCTGACGCTATTGAAGGGCTGCCGTAATCACAGTAAGCTGCCCGCCTTAGTCAAGCATGCGACTGTCTATAACAAGACCGGTGAGTATCCGGATAAGGGCGTTCAAAATGATGCGGCGATTTTTAAAACCAAGTATGGGACGTATAGTATCGTCGTTATGGCGCAAAATGGCCAACAAGAACAACAATATCAGGGCATGCAGCGCCTGGGTCGAGATGTCGTTAACTATCTGGACCACCATCGATAATCGGTGCATCAATTGGGCCTGAGTTATTATCGAGAACTAGTTGTTTCTATCAACTATAGCTGATAGCGGTACCATTTCGGCTTCATGAGGTACTGAAGGGCTAGAAATGGCGCTCACGAAACTTTAATCTTTAGTTGTGAAGGGGCGTCAATCGGCGAAAGTCGTGCTTCCAGCCCAGTCTCACGCATTTT encodes:
- a CDS encoding serine hydrolase, translated to MQMKRWLRGLICGLVLLGGLNWAVTAQATSLKHERAAVKRLVKRDLQPLGGRWSVKVTRLGQKRRLTVRTGNQRVTRQRSASTIKVFVMLTIYRQVQQKKLRLTQQDRRDLQLMIHNSDNAAANRLIDRAGGFKPINKTIKQFKFRHTVLQRHMLDTAALEQGRDNYTSVGDLTRFLTRVYRHKLLGKTYDKQMLTLLKGCRNHSKLPALVKHATVYNKTGEYPDKGVQNDAAIFKTKYGTYSIVVMAQNGQQEQQYQGMQRLGRDVVNYLDHHR